In the genome of Pelmatolapia mariae isolate MD_Pm_ZW linkage group LG4, Pm_UMD_F_2, whole genome shotgun sequence, the window AAAAGCGCGTGCGCGCCTGAGATTTCTTGGGGGCTATGACTACGGGAACTGATTTGGGCCAAAATCCAAAATTACTATTGACACTGAGAATTATGATATTTTATAGAAGATTCAGAATAGCTAACGTTGTCGtcttcaaaacacacacaaagacagttAAAACACGACCGTGCTGCTACCGTAATACATCTGTGATCGATTAGTCTTGACGAAATACGAATAGCGCGCATACCTGAATACCCATGATCCTTTGCGCCGGATAGCGCAGCGATTTTACGACATAAACATTGCATATAACTATTAAAAGGGTCAGAATCTGGCTATTCGATCGTTTCTTTACTCACGGAAATAAGACAATTCGacagaaactaaaaaaaacataatgggGGAAACTATATTTGAAACCATAATAGAGAGTGCCTGTGTACGTGGTCTATGCCCGTCCTCCACTGTAGTTAGGTCATGCCTTAAACTGATGAGTAAGGAAAATAACGACGCGGGGTGACGCCCGTGTCCTCGTACATTTAACGAGATTAATTTTTGAAAGGGCACAGGTCTGCCTGCTGAGGTGACTCGCCTACTTTGCGAGATGCCTCGTGGGACAAGGACCTTCCCCGAGTCCCAAACATTGTCAAAATAAAAAGCCACTGCTTACTAGTACCATACATACCTGCGAATTACCTAAGAGGTAATAAACTTGTAGTAGGAGTGTTAGGTATAGTAATTAGAACGTGGAGGAGCATGAAGTTCCAAAGTGCAAAATAACACAACGATATTGCGAAATACAGCAAATCAATATTCCGCATAAATATTTACTTCATGTATTATCTATAGGGTAAATATATTGTTCAGAAATGATGTGATGATTTCAAATTCAGCATGTAGTCAATGTCCATGTTGTTTTTCCACTGTTTATAAATATATAGGTACAGTTACAGACGTCGCAAAACAAGAGTTCCTCATAAACTACAAGTCCCATGATGCAAACGGTCTGGCGCAGAGCCAAACCGTTGGTTCGGTGGGTCTCTGGGTCCGTACATCACTGCTGCCTCACGTCGGCTCTGTTAGAGGAGAAATGGCTGCAGCGCTGTCCCGTGCCCTCAAACTGCCCGGTAAGATGCCGCACTGATTTGTATTATTTATCAGACCAATGTGCAGACGTAACGGAGCTTAGCTTCATTGATAGTCTGTGCTCTCCTATCTCGCTTCTCAGCCTTCTGAATGTAGCGAAGTCATTTAATTTTACTGGCTTGTCATACGCAGTTGTCAGGTTTTCCGTTTTATCTCTGCCAATTTCTCGTGCCAATTTTTTAATCCTAGTCAAATCAGATGGCcgcagtttttctgtttgtgtagtGCAGCGTCAGAGCGGCACGTTGACGGCGCTGTGTGGTGGTGCTGAACGACGGCTAGCTGCTAGCTAATGTTAACAACCTGCTGTTAGACAGTTcaccataaaaaaaaattttttcatGACAAATACATAATACAAGCTCAGACCTGGCGACAATATCCTACTGGAAACAGTGATGCCCATCATTGCCTGTATTACGGTAATAGTATTTCTATTctatttctattctattctgttcttcTTTCCATTCTTTCTTCTAATAGTATTTCTATTTAATTAAAGAAATctgtaatgtgaaaaaaatgctgaCAAGTATTGATGAAATAAAATAACCAAGCTAACGTCATCGTGttattactatttttattttttattgttgttttaagtGTGTTATTGTGCAATAGGGGGGCTACAGTCAAAAAAATGCCTCAAAATACAGGAATATAGTTAGATCCACTATTTTTCTAGTTTTGCCTCTGCCCACCTCTACAGTATGGTAGTAAATTGGTGTAATCAAACATCAGAGGCTCAAAAttattgtatattgtatattaAATTAACGTTTAAATATAAGCATAGTTTTTAATACTTGCATGAAAATCCTTTGTAGTCACTATTTGCCTGAGGTCTAAAACCCATTGACGTCACAAAATGCTGTGTTTTCTCCCTTGAGATGCTCTGTCGTgcctttactgcagccaccTTTGGTTGCTGCTCGTTTTGTGGGTCTCTGATTTCAGTTTTGTTAGCTCCTCTATAGTTGCTTCATTGTGTttagatcaggtgactgactccGCTATTGAATAATATCTAATTTCTTTGCGTTGAGAAACtcgggttgcttttgcagtttgctttgggtcattatctttTGTACTGTGAAGAGCTGTCTGTtcagttttgtagcatttgtctgaatctgTACACCTCACAGTTAAGCCTGCTGCTTCTTTCAGTGGTCACATCAccaataaacactagtgacccACTTAGTCTATATATGCTCATTCCATAACAATGCTTCCATCCTGTTTAACAGACATGTTTGACGATATGCTTCagatcatgagctgtttctctctttctccacaTATTTCTCCTCCCATCATTCTGGTATGAAATCATCTTGGCTTCATCTGTCCGAATACTTTTTCAGAACTGTGCAAGCTCTTTTAGATGTCTCATCTAGCCTCCCTGCTCTTTAGTGTAACCAGCAGTTTGCAGCTTGTTGTAAACcttttgtatttacattcaTGAAGACATTTCTTGATTGTACATTTTGACAATGATACTCCTACCTCTGGACCCTTTTTAGATGTTATAAAGTTGTTTTTCATAACCATGGAAATTATTCTGTCGTAATGCACTTTAGTTGTCTTCTGTGGTTAGTGTTGCTGAGCCAATCAGCtctggtgttttggtttttcagcCTAACAATAGcccagtgatgatgatgtcttATCCATAAAAACTGGACCTAATCAATATTTAATATGCAAGCAGCACAACAGCCTCTGGTTCGAGTCATGTTCAAACCAGTGTACTCCTAATGAGCAgtttctgtgtgtctttgcAGGGAAGAAGGGCTCGGAGCTCGGGGAGTATGACCCTCTCACCCAAGCAGATAGTGATGACGAGAGCGAAGAGGATGACCTTGTGCTCAACTACCCCCGAAATGGTCTCGGGAGGGATAGCTGCCTGGGCACTGGGTCTTCCAAGCTGCGCGGCGGCCGATCTGGAAGACTTGTGGGCGCAGAAGACGGGGTGCAAGACGACGACGAGGACGAAGAGGAGGACGAGTGGAGGGAGCGACTCCCCAGCAAATCCAGGCAAGACAGGAATGACATGAAGGGAGTGCAGTACTGGAGCCACAGGGACTCGGGCGGcgagaggaagagggaggacAGAGGGGGGCCTGGAGCAATGGGGGGTGCTGGGCTAGGGCTTCACAGTTCTGATGAACAAAAAAGGCTGAGGGTGAAGAACGCTATCCGAAGTGCGTTTTTTCTGGTGCCTCTGGTGTGTGCCACAGTGGTTGTGTTGCTCTGTGCGTTCCTGATTCCATGCCAGAAGGGAGACCTGGAAAAGAGGCTGCAGTGGGAGAAAGCACTGGGAGGGACAGGAGGTAAGAACATTAATGCACATTTAGGGACTCCTTTATTAATGCCCATCATGTAACATAGCATACAGATTAGTAGGCCTGTAGTTAGCTCCAGAGTAAACTAGAAAAATAAACAGCCAGTGCTTGATAAGATCTCGCTCTCCTCTGCTGATATCTAAAGTGAGTGGTGCCACAATAATAAGGCTTACTCAGGAGTCGTAGAGGCTAGACAAAGTGCCTAACCCTGTAATTTTCCACCTGTCATTACACAGGCTTGTGAAACATCTTTCTAACCCATCACATGCTCTGTTTACACATGAAACATTGCTTCTGTTAGTGGGTggtgttcatgtttttttcttcttcttttttttttaggtgtcaCGCCACCCGCGCTGGCACTGTGGGATGTTGATGGTGATTCAGTGGAGGATGTGTTCTTGGGTGTTACCGAATCGACCAATGAGACCCACACCACACAAAGTATGTGAGATATGTAAATATCTTTGCAGCCTCATGCCTGTACCCATccacagttgtggtcagaagtttacttACACTCATCATGAGCATTAgtgtcatggtaattttgggCGTTCAGTGGTTTCTTTGAACTCTGCTTTTTCCAGGCTGGAATAATTGTACAGCACACatctttaattacttttttaaaaaaaacgtgTGCacaagtgtatatttatttttggcttctggcataattctgATTGGCTTCTGCAGAACTGGTGGAGTTCCTTTAAATTGGTTGGTGTCCAACCATGGACCCGGGTTTTTAAGTGTAGTCGACAGTAGATTTGAGGTTGGGACTTCATGAAGGCCATTTCAGAAGCCTAATGTTAACCTGTTTTATCCATTTCAAAACtggttttgatgtgtgtttgggatcattgaccTCTTAGAACACTGAACTGCATTTGCGTTTCAGCCAtctagctgttgatttgaggtgaagttgaagaatttggatGTAGTCCTTCATTATTCCATACAATTTGTGCAGTGTTCCACTACCACTGGCAGCAAAAAGTCATTGAAGATGACTCTGtgtgctttctctctctgtaaCCTCTTTGATATTTATACATGGTGTATGCGCTTCATCCCAGTTTACAGTGCAGTGGCCCTTTCTGCCGTCAGCGGCCAGGTGCTGTGGAAAAAAGTCATGTCAGAGGCCGTGATGTACATCCAGTGTGGTCTGCAGTACAGCACCGTGCCGTCGCCCGTGTGCCTCCTCATCTGCAAATCCTACATCATGGCTGTCAACGGCACCACAGGTTGGACTCAGTGCTGTCCCAGCTGTGCAGAAGTAAATACAATTAATCAACTGCAAGTATTCATTTCTAAGCATTCAAAGATATTTCCTTTCCCTCCACAGGAAAGAAGCTGTGGTCATCATCAATTAAGAGCATTGAATCTCAGGCAGTGTTACTTCCAGACCTCCAGGGCGACTCACACCCAGATCTGCTTGTAGCCACCCTGCCAGCGGATGACGTATGCCAGCCTCCCTTATTTCTTCATGTGCTATATTGATGCATGTTAGAGTTTGCAAAGCATTATTTTTTTGTAGTGTTCACGTAAGCACAATTCATTCATTCTAATTCATGGATTTAACAATCATCATGAGCTGAAGAATTTACAGTTTGTtcgtatttttatttatttttttgctgctttGTGTATTTTCAGAAATTCGATCTCTCTCTGACTTTGATCTCTGGAGAGACGGGAGCGTTGCTCGGACATGCTGTGCCTTTCAACGTCACAGCCCAAGGGACGCTGATTGGTCCTTGGCTATATGAGACACAACAAGGAGTATACTACATCCTGTTTGGTCTAGGTGAAGtttcagtaaaaggactagatgttacaatccctgACAATGCACtgctttaaatggagaaaatcttgggggatggctgttatgaggaaaagCACCTCAGAAACTTTACTAGCGGCACACATtgttgtgtgcctcaactttcggCACACAGATCGGGCCCCCCCTTGCGATGAAAGGGAGGCCCGATCTGGCTTCCAACACCTCTCCGCTGGATCGGGCTGTATGCTCTACCTCCCCACTGCCtcccagaaaagggaagaagagcagaggggagaagagcagaatatttttctttcctaTTCTTTCATTCCTCCTTTTAGCTTCACTACCATGAAGTTAACTGCTTAAATACTTAAAGATGTAatgtgaaaaaagcaaaatgggAAACAGGTGCAAACACATGGAAATCCTGTATTAGACAAAcacagtttgtacaattctaaccagcttgaaagtcaaaatttggtatgaccacctttattctacAACACAGCCTGATCTGTCTTAGGCAGATTTCTTATGATTTCATTAAGTAGTcgtcaggaatagttctccaggcttcttgaaggacattcacagCTTTCTAACTGGgaaaataatcagataaaatgaagcatatttttcattaaatatacTTAAAGTtattgaacaacaacaacaactgattCTGAGGAGCTCATTTAAGAACTATTGAAGTGACCCTTGAAGTTATTTTAATGGTGGTTTCACAGGAGCTTGTGTCATCGTGTGTTTCCTTAGGTAATGTGAAGGCCGTCTCCCTGAGAGACATCTACTTTCGGGCTACTGGAAAACTGCCCGAAACTCAGGCGCTTCGAAAGAAGGATTCAGGGTGGGAGGGCATGAAGAaggacaatttctcttccatCATACAAATTTACAGGTGGGTGTCTGCTACTGATGCATAGATCTGTTTTCAATGTACAAactcttctttgtttgttaaataCCAAATACCTTTAACCAGCTGGCACTAAAGTAGAAAGCAGATTA includes:
- the fam234b gene encoding protein FAM234B, with protein sequence MAAALSRALKLPGKKGSELGEYDPLTQADSDDESEEDDLVLNYPRNGLGRDSCLGTGSSKLRGGRSGRLVGAEDGVQDDDEDEEEDEWRERLPSKSRQDRNDMKGVQYWSHRDSGGERKREDRGGPGAMGGAGLGLHSSDEQKRLRVKNAIRSAFFLVPLVCATVVVLLCAFLIPCQKGDLEKRLQWEKALGGTGGVTPPALALWDVDGDSVEDVFLGVTESTNETHTTQIYSAVALSAVSGQVLWKKVMSEAVMYIQCGLQYSTVPSPVCLLICKSYIMAVNGTTGKKLWSSSIKSIESQAVLLPDLQGDSHPDLLVATLPADDKFDLSLTLISGETGALLGHAVPFNVTAQGTLIGPWLYETQQGVYYILFGLGNVKAVSLRDIYFRATGKLPETQALRKKDSGWEGMKKDNFSSIIQIYSPRDHDQARFLLPLVAGFGRNHNNLDTTSNLNSTRSDWVLVYGGSIQLLLRQRNLRKKWTYKTTSSQSQPVAGHFNSDGILDLFIQHSSNGVMKTLIIDGANGTRLWAAEFVCPHLRLETSAISTSTGQSAFLFWASDPIKAQKNVTKTTVSPGVAVAEPLIRKLYLLHPTYPTVLLELASTTDTAVTSAVRYQDHQKDASYITVSSSTMPNSVPSAYIVKCVSLRAAITKGQIVWIGDGSKTAGALKPGEVSKFFRRLTFRHQ